The Chelatococcus sp. HY11 genome includes a window with the following:
- a CDS encoding RlmE family RNA methyltransferase produces MKSKGSGDAPRALKVRVKTAGKRSLASQKWLARQLNDPYVARAKREGYRSRAAFKLIEMDDKFHFLKRGQRIVDLGAAPGGWSQVAAAKVGIKGDGEGPGRVVGIDLLPIDPLPGIDFIQLDFLADEAPDRLIALLGGPADVVMSDMAANATGHKKTDHLKIMGLAETAADFARQILAPGGVFVAKVLQGGTENALLADLKRDFRDVRHVKPAASRSDSSELYVLAMGFRGRGPSDAGATLDEDV; encoded by the coding sequence ATGAAGTCTAAGGGTTCTGGCGATGCGCCCCGCGCGCTCAAGGTGCGCGTGAAGACGGCGGGCAAGCGGTCTCTTGCCTCCCAGAAGTGGCTCGCTCGTCAGTTGAACGACCCCTATGTCGCGCGCGCGAAGCGCGAGGGCTATCGCTCACGCGCCGCCTTCAAGCTCATCGAGATGGACGACAAGTTCCATTTCCTCAAGCGCGGCCAGCGCATCGTTGACCTCGGCGCCGCGCCCGGTGGCTGGTCCCAGGTCGCGGCGGCGAAAGTCGGGATCAAGGGAGACGGGGAAGGGCCGGGGCGTGTCGTCGGTATCGATCTCCTGCCGATCGATCCGCTGCCGGGCATCGACTTTATCCAGCTCGATTTCCTGGCCGATGAAGCGCCTGACCGTCTGATCGCCCTGCTCGGCGGACCGGCGGATGTCGTTATGTCCGACATGGCCGCCAATGCCACCGGCCATAAGAAGACCGATCACCTGAAGATCATGGGCCTAGCGGAAACCGCGGCCGATTTCGCGCGACAGATCCTGGCGCCGGGCGGCGTCTTCGTGGCGAAGGTGCTGCAGGGCGGCACCGAGAATGCCTTGCTCGCCGACCTGAAGCGAGATTTCCGGGACGTGCGCCACGTCAAACCGGCGGCGAGCCGCTCCGATTCCTCGGAGCTTTATGTGCTCGCCATGGGATTCAGAGGCCGCGGCCCTTCCGACGCCGGAGCGACCCTGGACGAAGACGTCTAG
- a CDS encoding Ppx/GppA phosphatase family protein: protein MVVMDDAGADSIAVLVSQGDAVEELPRQVRKPRRRGRRRRWRRSGVRTATYAALDLGTNNCRLLVAEPTYRGFRVVDAFSRIVRLGEGLARENQLGEPAIARAIEALKICRTKIDANGVVRARLIATEACRAAVNGGQFIERVERETGLALEVVDRQTEAYLAVTGCANLADPEADAVIVFDIGGGSTEIIWLEGMGLSGRRETGERVRAWESMPTGVVTLAEQHGGADVTRESFEAMVSHVSRLIAGFVERAGIASSKRGFHLLGTSGTVTTIAGVHLALPRYDRRRVDGLWMADREVSDVIDHLLETGYEERMANPCIGSERADLVLAGCAILEAIRRAFPSERLRIADRGLREGILMTLMREDGVWRGGWG from the coding sequence GTGGTGGTCATGGATGATGCGGGCGCCGACAGCATTGCTGTTTTGGTGTCACAGGGCGACGCTGTGGAGGAGCTTCCTCGGCAGGTCAGGAAGCCGCGTCGGCGCGGCCGCCGTCGGCGTTGGCGCCGCAGCGGGGTGAGGACGGCTACCTACGCCGCACTTGATCTTGGAACCAACAACTGTCGCCTGCTGGTCGCCGAGCCGACCTACAGGGGCTTTCGCGTGGTTGATGCGTTCTCGCGCATCGTGCGGCTGGGCGAGGGCTTGGCGCGCGAAAACCAGCTCGGCGAGCCGGCGATCGCCCGTGCCATTGAAGCGCTCAAGATTTGCCGCACGAAGATCGACGCCAATGGCGTGGTTCGCGCGCGCCTCATCGCCACGGAGGCCTGCCGGGCGGCCGTGAATGGAGGGCAGTTCATTGAGCGGGTCGAGCGCGAGACCGGCCTCGCGTTGGAGGTGGTCGATCGGCAGACGGAGGCTTATCTCGCGGTAACGGGCTGTGCCAATCTTGCCGACCCCGAGGCCGATGCCGTGATCGTCTTCGATATCGGTGGTGGCTCCACGGAGATCATCTGGCTCGAGGGCATGGGCCTGTCCGGCCGGAGGGAAACCGGTGAGCGCGTGCGCGCCTGGGAATCGATGCCCACCGGCGTCGTGACGCTCGCCGAGCAGCATGGCGGGGCGGACGTTACGCGCGAATCCTTCGAGGCCATGGTGTCCCACGTGTCGCGCCTCATCGCCGGTTTCGTGGAGCGCGCGGGTATCGCGTCGTCAAAGCGCGGCTTTCATCTCCTTGGGACATCAGGAACCGTGACGACCATCGCGGGAGTTCATCTCGCTCTGCCGCGTTACGATCGCCGGCGCGTGGACGGATTGTGGATGGCCGACCGCGAAGTCTCCGATGTCATCGATCACCTGCTCGAAACCGGTTACGAGGAGCGGATGGCCAATCCTTGCATCGGCAGCGAACGGGCTGATCTCGTGCTGGCGGGCTGCGCGATACTGGAGGCTATCCGTCGTGCCTTTCCGAGCGAGCGCCTCAGGATCGCCGACAGGGGCTTGCGCGAGGGCATCCTCATGACGCTTATGCGCGAGGATGGCGTTTGGCGTGGTGGATGGGGCTGA
- a CDS encoding outer membrane beta-barrel protein: MHIGYFTAGLAILGAIGVSAHAAAADFARPRPSPPSAPIPPVFTWTGPYAGVNAGYAMGRLRTKIGWAGRQDAVAADPIFVTGLGAARRERDGFTGGAQIGYNYQMGSIVLGIEADFDALKLRHGALASGRLVNGETGEIVDAAMRSSQSLHWLATLRPRIGWTVFDRFMVYGTGGLAVARASQRSQGLLSVTGASVAPIADPTLDPAATETAAAPAPVPGLFGTVGKSGSGYRYGWALGAGAEYAVTDEISVKGEFLHIQMKGRNVAAAPLDPATAGVAFGARNTSNVQMIRAGVNYRF, encoded by the coding sequence ATGCATATAGGTTATTTCACGGCGGGACTGGCCATTCTGGGCGCAATCGGAGTCTCTGCGCATGCGGCGGCGGCGGATTTTGCGAGACCCCGCCCATCACCACCGTCAGCCCCGATCCCGCCTGTTTTCACATGGACTGGCCCCTATGCTGGCGTGAACGCAGGCTATGCCATGGGACGCCTGCGTACGAAGATCGGCTGGGCCGGTCGGCAGGACGCCGTCGCCGCCGATCCCATATTCGTGACCGGGCTTGGGGCGGCCCGGCGAGAGCGCGACGGCTTCACGGGCGGCGCGCAAATCGGGTACAACTACCAAATGGGCTCGATCGTGCTCGGCATCGAGGCGGATTTCGACGCCCTCAAGCTGCGGCACGGGGCCTTGGCCTCGGGCCGCCTCGTCAATGGAGAAACGGGGGAGATAGTCGACGCTGCCATGCGCAGCAGCCAGTCCCTGCATTGGTTGGCGACGCTGCGCCCACGCATCGGCTGGACGGTCTTCGACCGGTTTATGGTCTATGGCACCGGCGGCCTCGCCGTTGCGCGCGCCAGCCAGCGCTCCCAGGGCCTTCTCTCCGTCACGGGTGCGAGCGTTGCGCCAATTGCCGATCCGACCCTCGATCCGGCTGCGACCGAGACCGCCGCCGCCCCCGCACCCGTTCCCGGCCTTTTCGGCACGGTGGGTAAAAGCGGGTCGGGATATCGTTACGGCTGGGCTCTCGGAGCCGGCGCCGAATACGCCGTCACGGACGAGATCTCAGTGAAGGGTGAGTTCCTTCACATACAGATGAAAGGACGCAACGTCGCCGCAGCCCCGCTTGACCCCGCCACCGCCGGTGTTGCTTTCGGGGCCCGCAATACGTCCAACGTCCAGATGATCCGCGCAGGCGTGAACTATCGGTTCTGA
- a CDS encoding DUF2189 domain-containing protein, translated as MTIRNPVEWMWSQLNQTAQVAGGFGNAIYHPGDAVRARRLHVNRIGFSDLREALRRGWQDFISYRSDVLFVVLIYPIAGLVLSQLAVGRSMLHLIFPLASGFALLGPFAATGIYEVSRRRELGQQSSWFEAFKVFSSPAFGSVAMLGFVMTLFFLLWLLVAMVIYHFTLGPAYPTSIDQFLVDVFGTPAGWALILIGGGVGFAFALVVLMTASISFPLLIDRHAGIVAAVATSVRAFVINPGPMLAWGAIVAGALVLGSVPLLVGLIVVMPVLGHATWHLYRRLTAP; from the coding sequence ATGACGATACGTAATCCGGTCGAGTGGATGTGGTCTCAATTGAACCAGACCGCGCAGGTCGCGGGCGGGTTTGGCAATGCCATCTATCACCCAGGTGATGCCGTCCGTGCGCGTCGGCTCCATGTGAACCGTATCGGCTTCAGTGATCTCCGCGAGGCTTTGCGCCGAGGATGGCAGGACTTCATCAGCTATCGCTCGGATGTGCTGTTCGTGGTCCTGATCTATCCAATTGCCGGGCTCGTGTTGAGCCAGCTGGCGGTCGGCCGCTCGATGCTTCATCTCATCTTCCCACTCGCATCCGGCTTTGCGCTGCTCGGACCGTTCGCTGCGACAGGAATCTACGAGGTCAGCCGGCGCCGCGAACTGGGGCAGCAGAGCAGCTGGTTCGAGGCCTTCAAGGTTTTTTCCTCACCGGCATTCGGCTCTGTCGCTATGCTCGGCTTCGTCATGACCCTGTTCTTCCTGCTTTGGCTGCTTGTGGCGATGGTCATCTACCACTTCACGCTCGGGCCAGCCTATCCTACCTCTATCGACCAGTTCCTTGTCGATGTCTTCGGCACGCCGGCTGGCTGGGCGCTCATTCTGATCGGGGGCGGGGTCGGATTCGCCTTTGCGCTCGTGGTCTTGATGACCGCCAGCATCTCCTTCCCGCTTCTGATCGACAGACATGCCGGGATTGTAGCTGCCGTGGCGACGTCCGTGCGTGCCTTCGTGATCAATCCAGGGCCGATGCTCGCTTGGGGCGCGATCGTCGCTGGCGCGCTCGTGCTCGGCTCAGTGCCGCTTCTTGTGGGACTGATCGTCGTCATGCCGGTCCTGGGCCATGCCACCTGGCATCTCTACCGACGCCTTACAGCACCTTGA
- a CDS encoding ABC transporter ATP-binding protein, producing the protein MSTAAPPPPALFLSRVERRYMQGSATLDILRGADFAVWPGEIVALVAPSGTGKSTLLHVAGLLERPDAGEVYIGARPTVELDDGERTRLRRVDIGFVYQFHHLLPEFSALENVVLPQLIRGLDRKVAEQRATDLLTFLGIGQRLKHRPAELSGGEQQRVAIARAVANGPRVLLADEPTGNLDPSTADHVFHTLIALVRASRVGAVIATHNLDLARRMDRRVTIHDGLVVQMD; encoded by the coding sequence ATGAGTACTGCTGCGCCTCCGCCTCCCGCCCTGTTTCTGTCCCGCGTGGAGCGGCGTTACATGCAGGGATCGGCGACGCTCGATATCCTGCGCGGCGCCGATTTCGCGGTCTGGCCGGGCGAGATCGTGGCACTCGTCGCCCCTTCCGGGACTGGCAAATCCACGCTCCTCCATGTGGCGGGCCTGCTGGAACGGCCGGATGCCGGAGAGGTCTATATCGGCGCGAGGCCCACGGTCGAACTGGATGACGGCGAGCGCACGCGGCTCAGGCGTGTCGATATCGGCTTCGTCTACCAGTTCCACCACCTTCTGCCAGAATTCTCGGCGCTCGAAAACGTGGTGCTTCCGCAACTCATCCGAGGGCTGGACCGCAAGGTCGCGGAGCAACGCGCCACGGATCTCCTCACCTTTCTCGGTATCGGGCAGCGCCTGAAGCACCGCCCTGCCGAATTGTCCGGCGGGGAGCAGCAACGCGTCGCCATTGCCCGCGCGGTGGCCAATGGCCCGCGGGTTCTCCTCGCCGACGAGCCGACGGGCAATCTCGACCCCAGCACCGCCGACCATGTCTTCCATACATTGATCGCCCTGGTGCGCGCGTCGCGCGTGGGCGCCGTTATAGCAACGCACAATCTTGATCTCGCGCGACGGATGGATCGTCGGGTCACGATCCATGACGGCCTTGTCGTGCAGATGGATTGA
- a CDS encoding lipoprotein-releasing ABC transporter permease subunit has translation MSAEPGSDSTRPFAAFEWMLASRYLRARRREGFISVIAGFSFLGIMLGVATLIVVMSVMNGFREELLSKIVGVNGHIFVQPIEQPLTDYAAVAQRIASVEGVTLAVPLVEGQALASASQSGNNGGALVRGVREQDITRIPFIANTIREGTLAGFDEKGGIAIGRRLAEFLGVRTGDTVTIISPRGSATPMGVAPRIKAYPVVAVFEIGMSEFDGSFVYMPMQEAQAFFNRDGDVSLIEVFLRNADDVDAARDRIDAAAGRPIMMSDWRQRNRTFFSALEVERNVMFLILTLIVLVAALNIISGLIMLVKDKSEDIAILRTMGATRGAVMRVFLITGASIGIVGTIAGFFLGLLITLNVERIRAFMSWLTNTNLFPAELYFLSRLPAVIEPGEVVTVVTMAIVLSLIATLYPSWRAARLDPVEALRYG, from the coding sequence ATGAGCGCAGAACCCGGGTCGGATTCGACGCGTCCCTTCGCTGCTTTCGAGTGGATGCTTGCATCGCGTTATCTCAGGGCAAGGCGGCGTGAGGGATTCATCTCCGTCATCGCCGGCTTCTCTTTTCTGGGCATCATGCTGGGCGTGGCGACCTTGATCGTCGTCATGTCCGTCATGAACGGCTTTCGCGAGGAACTCCTCAGCAAGATCGTCGGCGTGAACGGGCATATCTTCGTCCAGCCGATCGAGCAGCCGCTGACCGACTATGCCGCCGTTGCGCAGCGTATCGCCAGCGTCGAGGGGGTGACGCTCGCGGTGCCTCTCGTCGAGGGCCAGGCGCTCGCTTCCGCCTCTCAGAGTGGCAACAATGGCGGCGCGCTCGTAAGGGGCGTGCGTGAGCAGGACATCACGCGCATCCCCTTCATCGCCAATACCATCCGAGAGGGCACCCTTGCCGGTTTCGACGAGAAGGGCGGCATAGCCATCGGCCGGCGGCTTGCGGAGTTCCTCGGCGTCAGGACAGGAGACACCGTCACCATCATCTCGCCGCGTGGTTCCGCGACTCCCATGGGGGTCGCACCGCGCATCAAGGCCTATCCCGTCGTGGCGGTCTTCGAGATCGGCATGTCGGAGTTCGACGGATCCTTCGTCTATATGCCGATGCAGGAGGCGCAGGCCTTCTTCAATCGCGACGGCGACGTAAGCCTCATCGAGGTCTTCCTGCGCAACGCGGACGATGTCGACGCAGCACGTGACCGCATCGACGCGGCGGCCGGGCGCCCGATCATGATGAGCGATTGGCGCCAGCGTAACCGCACGTTTTTCTCGGCCCTCGAGGTCGAGCGGAATGTGATGTTCCTCATCCTCACGCTGATCGTTCTGGTGGCGGCGCTCAACATCATCTCCGGCCTCATCATGCTGGTGAAGGACAAGAGCGAGGATATCGCCATCCTGCGGACGATGGGGGCGACGCGTGGCGCCGTCATGCGGGTCTTCCTGATCACCGGCGCCTCGATCGGCATCGTGGGCACGATCGCGGGCTTTTTCCTCGGCCTGCTCATCACGCTCAACGTGGAGCGGATCCGCGCCTTCATGTCCTGGCTCACCAACACCAACCTCTTCCCGGCGGAGCTCTATTTCCTCAGCCGGCTGCCGGCGGTGATCGAGCCGGGAGAGGTCGTGACGGTGGTTACGATGGCGATCGTGCTGTCGCTTATTGCCACGCTCTATCCAAGCTGGCGGGCCGCGCGGCTCGATCCTGTCGAAGCCTTGCGTTACGGGTGA
- the proS gene encoding proline--tRNA ligase, which produces MRLSRYFLPVLRETPKEAEIVSHRLMLRAGMVRQESAGIYAWLPLGLRVLNRISAIVREEQNRAGAVELLMPTIQSAELWRESGRYDAYGKEMLRITDRHEREMLFGPTNEEMITEIFRASVKSYKDLPLNLYHIQWKFRDEIRPRFGTMRSREFLMKDAYSFDLDKEGARHSYNKMFVAYLRTFARLGLRAIPMQADTGPIGGDLSHEFIILADTGESEVFCHKDFLDFPIPGAETDFDDVAGLQGIVDSWTSLYAATSEKHDEARYAAIAEGEKLSARGIEVGHIFYFGTKYSAPMGATVTSPDGREVPVHMGSYGIGPSRLVAALIEASHDDKGIIWPDAVAPFDVALLNLKVGDAATDEASLKIYQALNLRGREVLYDDTDGRPGAKFATADLIGLPWQVIVGPKGLADGKVEVKRRGSDERELLSVEEAVNKVAG; this is translated from the coding sequence ATGCGCCTCAGCCGCTACTTCCTTCCCGTCCTGCGTGAAACGCCCAAGGAAGCGGAAATCGTTTCTCATCGCCTCATGCTGCGCGCCGGCATGGTTCGTCAGGAATCGGCTGGGATCTATGCCTGGCTGCCGCTTGGCCTCAGAGTCCTGAACCGGATCTCGGCCATCGTCCGCGAGGAGCAAAATCGCGCCGGCGCGGTCGAGCTTCTCATGCCGACGATCCAGTCAGCGGAGTTGTGGCGCGAATCCGGCCGTTACGACGCCTATGGCAAGGAGATGCTGCGCATCACCGATCGCCATGAACGCGAGATGCTGTTTGGACCTACCAACGAGGAGATGATCACCGAGATTTTCCGTGCCTCGGTGAAATCCTACAAGGACCTGCCGCTCAATCTCTACCACATCCAGTGGAAGTTCCGGGACGAGATCCGGCCGCGTTTTGGCACGATGCGCTCGCGCGAGTTCCTGATGAAGGACGCTTACTCCTTCGATCTGGACAAGGAAGGCGCACGCCACTCCTACAACAAGATGTTCGTCGCCTATCTCAGGACCTTTGCAAGGCTTGGCCTGCGTGCCATTCCGATGCAGGCGGATACAGGGCCGATCGGTGGTGACCTGAGCCACGAGTTCATCATCCTGGCGGACACGGGCGAGAGCGAGGTCTTCTGCCACAAGGACTTCCTCGACTTTCCGATTCCCGGCGCTGAGACGGATTTCGACGATGTCGCCGGCCTCCAGGGCATCGTTGATTCCTGGACTTCGCTCTATGCCGCGACCTCCGAGAAGCACGATGAGGCGCGTTATGCGGCCATCGCCGAAGGGGAGAAGCTTTCAGCCCGCGGCATCGAGGTGGGCCACATTTTCTACTTCGGGACGAAATACTCGGCGCCGATGGGCGCGACCGTGACCTCACCGGATGGCCGCGAAGTGCCCGTTCACATGGGTTCCTACGGGATCGGGCCGTCGCGTCTCGTCGCCGCCCTGATCGAGGCGAGCCACGACGACAAGGGCATCATCTGGCCGGACGCGGTCGCCCCCTTCGATGTCGCGCTTCTCAACCTGAAGGTTGGCGACGCGGCGACCGATGAGGCCTCGCTCAAGATCTATCAGGCGCTGAACCTGCGCGGCCGTGAGGTGCTCTACGATGACACCGATGGGCGGCCTGGCGCCAAATTCGCGACGGCCGATCTGATCGGCTTGCCCTGGCAGGTCATCGTCGGGCCCAAGGGGCTCGCGGACGGAAAGGTGGAAGTGAAGCGGCGCGGCAGCGACGAGCGAGAGCTGCTTTCCGTCGAGGAGGCTGTCAACAAAGTCGCTGGTTGA